In Massilia antarctica, the following are encoded in one genomic region:
- a CDS encoding CaiB/BaiF CoA transferase family protein, with amino-acid sequence MTAPPFKPGALAGIKVLELGTLIAGPFCARMLAEFGADVIKVEAPDGGDPIRQWRILKDGTSLWWSVQSRNKKSITLNMKDERGRAIARQLALEADIIIENYRPGVLEKWGIGYEQIKALNPAAIMVRLSGFGQTGPMKDQPGFGAIGESMGGLRYVSGHPDRPPVRVGVSIGDSVAALHGVIGAMMALRHRDATGGRVDGEGQMVDVALYEAVFNLMESLVPEFDHAGVVRERTGGALPGIVPSNTYTTGDGENIVIAGNGDAIFKRLMLAMGRIDMAGDPQLARNDGRVPRSAEIDEAIQAWCATQSIDSALATLQAADVPAGKIYSVRDMMSDPQFLARDMFEQHHFADGTPVKLPAITPKLSATPGQTRWLGPTLGEHTDDILASLGYDADAIAALRQAKVL; translated from the coding sequence ATGACGGCGCCGCCATTCAAGCCTGGCGCACTGGCCGGTATCAAGGTGCTCGAACTGGGAACCCTGATCGCCGGCCCGTTCTGCGCGCGCATGCTGGCCGAATTCGGTGCCGATGTGATCAAGGTCGAAGCGCCCGATGGCGGCGATCCGATCCGCCAGTGGCGCATCCTCAAGGACGGCACCTCGCTGTGGTGGTCGGTCCAGTCGCGCAACAAGAAAAGCATCACCCTCAACATGAAGGATGAACGCGGCCGCGCCATCGCCAGGCAGCTGGCCTTGGAAGCGGACATCATCATCGAAAATTACCGCCCCGGCGTGCTCGAAAAATGGGGCATCGGCTATGAACAGATCAAGGCCCTCAACCCGGCCGCGATCATGGTGCGCCTGTCCGGCTTCGGCCAGACGGGCCCGATGAAGGACCAGCCGGGCTTCGGCGCCATCGGCGAATCGATGGGCGGGCTGCGCTATGTGTCCGGCCATCCGGACCGCCCGCCGGTGCGGGTGGGCGTGTCGATCGGCGACTCGGTGGCCGCGCTGCACGGCGTGATCGGCGCCATGATGGCGCTGCGCCACCGCGATGCCACCGGCGGGAGGGTGGACGGCGAAGGGCAGATGGTCGACGTGGCCCTGTACGAAGCCGTGTTCAATCTGATGGAGTCGCTGGTGCCCGAGTTCGACCACGCCGGCGTGGTGCGCGAGCGTACCGGCGGCGCGCTGCCGGGCATCGTGCCGTCGAATACCTACACCACCGGCGACGGCGAGAACATCGTCATCGCCGGCAATGGCGACGCCATCTTCAAGCGCCTGATGCTGGCCATGGGCCGCATCGACATGGCGGGCGATCCGCAGCTGGCGCGCAACGATGGCCGCGTGCCGCGCAGCGCCGAGATCGACGAGGCTATTCAAGCCTGGTGCGCCACCCAAAGCATCGATAGCGCGCTGGCGACCTTGCAAGCCGCCGATGTCCCGGCCGGCAAGATCTATTCGGTGCGCGACATGATGAGCGACCCGCAGTTCCTCGCGCGCGACATGTTCGAGCAGCACCACTTCGCCGACGGCACGCCGGTCAAGCTGCCCGCCATCACGCCCAAGCTGTCGGCCACGCCGGGCCAGACCCGCTGGCTCGGCCCGACCTTGGGTGAACACACCGACGACATCCTTGCCAGCCTCGGCTATGACGCCGATGCGATTGCCGCCCTGAGACAGGCCAAGGTGCTGTAG
- the recR gene encoding recombination mediator RecR produces the protein MSKSLDFLTEALRRLPGVGPKSAQRMAFHLLQHDREGAAMLSRALYQAVDSVHHCALCNTFAETEVCDLCLDDQRDTTLLCVVETPADQMMIEQTLTFKGLYFILMGRLSPLDGIGPKDIHLEKLLVRAADGVVGEVVLATNFTNEGEATAHYISEMLKARGLKVSRLARGVPVGGELEYVDPGTIARAMLDRRST, from the coding sequence ATGTCCAAATCGCTCGACTTCCTGACCGAAGCGCTGCGCCGTTTGCCTGGCGTTGGCCCGAAGTCGGCGCAACGCATGGCCTTCCACCTGCTGCAGCACGACCGCGAGGGCGCAGCCATGCTCTCGCGCGCGCTGTATCAGGCGGTCGATTCGGTTCACCACTGCGCCCTGTGTAACACCTTCGCCGAAACCGAAGTGTGCGACCTGTGCCTGGACGACCAGCGCGACACCACTCTTCTTTGCGTGGTCGAGACGCCGGCCGACCAGATGATGATCGAGCAGACCCTGACCTTCAAGGGCCTGTACTTCATCCTCATGGGGCGTCTGTCGCCGCTCGACGGCATTGGCCCGAAAGACATCCACCTCGAAAAACTGCTGGTGCGCGCGGCCGACGGCGTGGTCGGCGAAGTGGTCCTGGCGACCAATTTCACCAACGAAGGCGAAGCCACCGCCCACTACATCAGCGAAATGCTCAAGGCGCGCGGCCTGAAAGTGAGCCGCCTGGCGCGCGGCGTGCCGGTCGGCGGCGAACTCGAATACGTCGACCCGGGCACCATCGCGCGCGCGATGCTCGACCGGCGCAGCACCTGA
- a CDS encoding YbaB/EbfC family nucleoid-associated protein, with product MMKNQLAGLMKQAQAMQDNMKKAQEQLANVEVEGQSGAGLVKIVMTCKNDVKRVSIDPSLLADDKDMLEDLVAAAFNDAVRKAEATSAEKMSGLSAGMQLPPGFKMPF from the coding sequence ATGATGAAGAACCAGCTCGCAGGCTTGATGAAACAGGCGCAAGCCATGCAGGACAACATGAAGAAGGCGCAGGAACAGTTGGCCAACGTCGAAGTCGAAGGCCAGTCCGGTGCCGGCCTCGTGAAGATCGTCATGACCTGCAAGAACGACGTCAAGCGCGTTTCGATCGACCCGTCCTTGCTGGCCGACGACAAGGACATGCTGGAAGACCTGGTCGCCGCTGCCTTCAACGACGCCGTGCGCAAGGCCGAAGCGACGTCCGCCGAAAAAATGAGTGGCCTCTCGGCCGGCATGCAGCTGCCGCCCGGCTTCAAGATGCCGTTCTAA
- a CDS encoding DNA polymerase III subunit gamma/tau yields the protein MSYQVLARKYRPKNFDTLVGQEHVVRALTHALQTGRLHHAYLFTGTRGVGKTTLSRILAKSLNCIGPDGNGGITADPCGVCDACTAIDAGRFVDYIEMDAASNRGVDEMAQLLEQAVYAPSNARFKVYMIDEVHMLTNHAFNSMLKTLEEPPEHVKFILATTDPQKIPVTVLSRCLQFNLKQMPPGHIISHLDNILGQEGISFEQPALRLLAQGAHGSMRDALSLTDQAIAYAAGEVTLDAVQGMLGALDQTYLVRLLDALLAQDGADLMAVADEMASRSLSYNGALQDLGTLLHRIALAQSVPSAVPEDLPELADILRLAAAFDAQEVQLFYQIAVHGRNEIGLAPDEYAGFTMTLLRMLAFRPGNGGAEGAPPTGSGAARSPTPARAAAAAAAAPARAASAAVASHAVVSAPPPAPRMPPPPAPVAAAPAPVAAPAASVPAMNSARAAINAALEAARSASRGQTSSPRRPTAMSNQAAANAAAAASPQAAPETAPESAPAAPAAPAASKAPPPWEQGEPQAAAPQAAPPPAPPMPEAHYPEMPDDEPPSWVTEFSDDTAVAQEAPPAAAPRAPARPRPAYVITAVPEIDWDGNWPGLAAGLALRGVSQQLALQTELVSCVVDGNVTTFNLRVPIDTLRASGNTEKLCAALQERFATTKIHLEIDIGQVWYTASAEAIAYREECQRVAEETVANDPFVKDVMRDLGAFIVPGSVRPAPSASA from the coding sequence ATGTCCTATCAAGTCCTCGCCCGCAAATACCGTCCCAAGAATTTCGACACGCTCGTCGGCCAGGAGCACGTGGTGCGCGCGCTGACGCACGCCCTGCAAACCGGCCGCCTGCACCACGCCTATCTGTTCACCGGCACCCGCGGTGTCGGCAAGACGACCTTGTCGCGCATCCTGGCCAAGTCGCTCAACTGCATCGGCCCTGACGGCAACGGCGGCATCACCGCCGACCCGTGCGGCGTGTGCGACGCCTGCACCGCCATCGATGCCGGCCGCTTCGTCGACTATATCGAGATGGATGCCGCATCGAACCGCGGCGTCGACGAAATGGCGCAGCTGCTGGAGCAGGCCGTGTACGCCCCCTCGAACGCGCGCTTCAAGGTCTACATGATCGACGAGGTGCACATGCTGACCAACCACGCCTTCAACTCCATGTTGAAGACCCTGGAAGAGCCGCCCGAGCACGTCAAGTTCATCCTGGCGACCACCGATCCGCAAAAAATTCCCGTCACCGTGCTGTCGCGCTGCCTGCAGTTCAATCTCAAGCAGATGCCGCCGGGGCATATCATCAGCCACCTCGATAACATCCTCGGCCAGGAAGGCATCAGCTTCGAGCAGCCGGCCCTGCGCCTCCTGGCCCAGGGCGCGCACGGTTCGATGCGCGACGCGCTCTCGCTGACCGACCAGGCCATCGCCTACGCGGCCGGCGAAGTCACGCTCGACGCGGTGCAGGGCATGCTCGGCGCGCTCGACCAGACTTACCTCGTGCGCCTGCTCGATGCGCTGCTGGCGCAGGACGGCGCCGACCTGATGGCGGTGGCCGACGAAATGGCCAGCCGCAGCCTGTCGTACAACGGCGCGCTGCAAGACCTGGGTACCTTGCTGCACCGGATCGCGCTGGCGCAAAGCGTGCCGTCCGCCGTGCCCGAAGACTTGCCCGAACTGGCCGACATCCTGCGTCTGGCGGCGGCTTTCGACGCCCAGGAAGTGCAGCTGTTTTACCAGATCGCCGTCCACGGCCGCAACGAGATCGGCCTGGCGCCCGACGAATACGCCGGCTTCACCATGACCTTGTTGCGCATGCTCGCTTTCCGCCCCGGTAACGGTGGTGCCGAAGGCGCGCCGCCGACAGGTTCCGGCGCGGCCCGTTCGCCCACGCCGGCGCGCGCCGCCGCTGCTGCCGCCGCCGCGCCGGCACGCGCCGCATCGGCCGCCGTCGCCAGCCACGCCGTGGTGAGCGCGCCGCCGCCGGCGCCACGCATGCCACCGCCGCCAGCGCCAGTAGCGGCGGCACCCGCGCCGGTTGCGGCGCCGGCGGCCAGCGTACCGGCCATGAATTCGGCGCGTGCCGCGATCAACGCCGCCCTGGAAGCGGCACGTTCGGCCAGCCGTGGCCAGACCTCCTCGCCGCGCCGTCCGACCGCCATGTCGAATCAGGCGGCCGCCAACGCCGCCGCCGCTGCCTCACCGCAGGCGGCCCCGGAAACAGCACCGGAATCCGCACCCGCGGCACCGGCCGCGCCAGCCGCATCGAAGGCGCCGCCGCCGTGGGAGCAGGGCGAGCCCCAGGCTGCCGCGCCCCAGGCCGCACCGCCGCCAGCGCCACCGATGCCCGAAGCGCACTATCCCGAGATGCCGGATGACGAGCCGCCGTCGTGGGTTACCGAATTTTCCGACGACACCGCCGTCGCACAGGAAGCGCCACCGGCCGCGGCCCCGCGCGCGCCCGCGCGGCCGCGCCCCGCTTACGTCATCACCGCTGTGCCCGAGATCGACTGGGATGGCAACTGGCCGGGCCTGGCCGCCGGCCTGGCCTTGCGCGGCGTGTCGCAGCAACTGGCGCTGCAAACGGAACTGGTGTCCTGTGTGGTGGACGGTAACGTCACCACCTTCAACCTGCGCGTGCCGATCGACACCCTGCGCGCCAGCGGCAATACCGAAAAACTGTGCGCCGCGCTGCAGGAACGCTTCGCCACGACCAAGATCCACCTCGAGATCGACATCGGCCAGGTGTGGTACACGGCCAGCGCCGAAGCGATCGCCTACCGCGAAGAATGCCAGCGCGTGGCCGAGGAAACCGTGGCCAACGACCCGTTCGTGAAAGACGTGATGCGCGACCTTGGCGCCTTCATCGTGCCCGGCTCGGTGCGTCCCGCCCCAAGCGCGTCCGCCTGA